The Pleuronectes platessa chromosome 23, fPlePla1.1, whole genome shotgun sequence genome contains a region encoding:
- the tspan5a gene encoding tetraspanin-5a isoform X1 has product MSGNQFKGQEVSCCIKYFIFGFNILFWLLGMALVAIGLWAWSEKGVLSNISSITDLGGLDPVWLFMVVGGVMFILGFAGCIGALRENTFLLKFFSVFLGIIFFLELTTGVLAFVFKDWIKDQLNLFINNNIRAYRDDIDLQNLIDFTQEYWDCCGAFGADDWNLNIYFNCTDGNPSREKCGVPFSCCHKDPAEDVINTQCGYDIRAKPDLEQKDYINVKGCVPQFEKWLQDNLTLVAGIFIGVALLQIFGICLAQNLVSDIEAVRASWVPPPHSMRRLPPQSSKKASGYYS; this is encoded by the exons ATGTCGGGGAATCAGTTCAAAGGACAAGAAGTCAGCTGCTGCATCAAATACTTCATCTTTGGATTCAACATCCTGTTCTGG ctgttGGGCATGGCCTTAGTTGCAATTGGACTGTGGGCATGGAGTGAGAAG GGGGTCCTGTCCAACATTTCATCCATCACAGACCTTGGGGGTCTGGACCCCGTCTGGCTCTTTATGGTGGTTGGGGGTGTCATGTTCATTCTGGGGTTTGCCGGATGCATTGGAGCGCTGCGAGAAAACACCTTCCTGCTCAAGTTT TTCTCTGTGTTTCTTGGAATCATCTTTTTCTTGGAGCTCACGACAGGAGTCCTGGCGTTTGTCTTTAAGGACTGGATTAAAGACCAGCTCAACCTGTTCATCAACAATAACATCCGGGCGTACCGGGACGACATCGATCTACAGAACCTCATCGACTTCACCCAGGAATAC TGGGACTGCTGTGGTGCGTTTGGAGCAGATGACTGGAACCTGAACATCTATTTCAACTGCACTGACGGGAACCCCAGCAGGGAAAAGTGCGGAGTTCCTTTCTCCTGCTGCCACAAGGACCCGGCG GAGGATGTAATCAACACTCAGTGTGGATACGACATTCGAGCTAAACCA GACTTAGAGCAGAAGGACTACATCAATGTGAAAGGCTGTGTGCCGCAGTTTGAGAAGTGGCTGCAGGACAATCTCACCTTAGTGGCGGGGATCTTCATTGGAGTTGCGCTACTGCAG ATTTTTGGGATTTGTTTGGCCCAGAACTTAGTGAGTGACATCGAGGCTGTGCGGGCGAGCTG GGTGCCCCCCCCTCACTCCATG
- the tspan5a gene encoding tetraspanin-5a isoform X2: protein MSGNQFKGQEVSCCIKYFIFGFNILFWLLGMALVAIGLWAWSEKGVLSNISSITDLGGLDPVWLFMVVGGVMFILGFAGCIGALRENTFLLKFFSVFLGIIFFLELTTGVLAFVFKDWIKDQLNLFINNNIRAYRDDIDLQNLIDFTQEYWDCCGAFGADDWNLNIYFNCTDGNPSREKCGVPFSCCHKDPAEDVINTQCGYDIRAKPDLEQKDYINVKGCVPQFEKWLQDNLTLVAGIFIGVALLQIFGICLAQNLVSDIEAVRASCFFT, encoded by the exons ATGTCGGGGAATCAGTTCAAAGGACAAGAAGTCAGCTGCTGCATCAAATACTTCATCTTTGGATTCAACATCCTGTTCTGG ctgttGGGCATGGCCTTAGTTGCAATTGGACTGTGGGCATGGAGTGAGAAG GGGGTCCTGTCCAACATTTCATCCATCACAGACCTTGGGGGTCTGGACCCCGTCTGGCTCTTTATGGTGGTTGGGGGTGTCATGTTCATTCTGGGGTTTGCCGGATGCATTGGAGCGCTGCGAGAAAACACCTTCCTGCTCAAGTTT TTCTCTGTGTTTCTTGGAATCATCTTTTTCTTGGAGCTCACGACAGGAGTCCTGGCGTTTGTCTTTAAGGACTGGATTAAAGACCAGCTCAACCTGTTCATCAACAATAACATCCGGGCGTACCGGGACGACATCGATCTACAGAACCTCATCGACTTCACCCAGGAATAC TGGGACTGCTGTGGTGCGTTTGGAGCAGATGACTGGAACCTGAACATCTATTTCAACTGCACTGACGGGAACCCCAGCAGGGAAAAGTGCGGAGTTCCTTTCTCCTGCTGCCACAAGGACCCGGCG GAGGATGTAATCAACACTCAGTGTGGATACGACATTCGAGCTAAACCA GACTTAGAGCAGAAGGACTACATCAATGTGAAAGGCTGTGTGCCGCAGTTTGAGAAGTGGCTGCAGGACAATCTCACCTTAGTGGCGGGGATCTTCATTGGAGTTGCGCTACTGCAG ATTTTTGGGATTTGTTTGGCCCAGAACTTAGTGAGTGACATCGAGGCTGTGCGGGCGAGCTG